The Branchiostoma floridae strain S238N-H82 chromosome 6, Bfl_VNyyK, whole genome shotgun sequence genomic interval cctatagtattgccgccggggagggggtcattaaccccagccagcgagagattgtgtaaacacaggctaaagTTCTACATGCCGACAAAGGGACTCACCTGGACCAACTGGAAGTACTGCTAACATTAGCGCATATAAAAAGTCGCGAGCTCTTTAAAATACATCGTTCCTATGTTGCGCTATGCTTCTTGCCTTGGGAAAttgtgacaaaaatacccctgcagttccagagcaagctgcaaGGGGGCCTAAACATACACCGCTTCTTCCCCACATCACAAGCTATTTGTCACCTGAAAATCAAGACCCTATTATCtccaggtaaaagaaaagaacaagatacaaaaaatgtttgCTGCATTACCaaaaaaagttctgctgcagtaccaagatcacacaccaggggcccaaaattgcccttaacctttgtcttcccaacacctacccacatactgaatGTAATTACTATCCATTCGGAGGTTTTAaagttatggtgaccacaaatatccgaaaTTGAtagacaaatacacacacagtcagacacgccaaaaactatacctccatttttcacggaggtaataaaCATTGTAGCTCTCGACGTCAGCGAAGGATGCTTAAAGGGTGGAAGTCCCTCAATCCTCTGCACTGCGGAGGTTAATAGTCGAGACTAATTGGTCAATACAATAATACATTTCAAGGTCaatgacaacaatacaaaaacatataGAATTCGAAAGGGATTGGAGTTTCTTGGGGATTGTAGGGATGAAGCAATTCCAACTAAATTTTAATAGGAGGTATTAGATGACGTTGGCACATTTAGACCATTCGGAAgcctgtgacctctgacctcacctGATGTTTTACTCACTGTattcaaggacgttacataatAGAGCAAGGACGtcctgatgtaacgtccttgctctatTAAAGCGACAAAAATATTTGTATAGCGTCATGTTTCTGGACTGTTTATATAACGGCCACTGACCCGAGAATAAACCCAACTTAACATCAAAATGCGCTATATTTTTGTTGCATTTGACCTCAAAAGGCAAAGAAACAACACAACGTTATCTATAAGTTGATTCTTTAAATAGGCATAGCAGCATTGGCCTATACGTTGAACTGATACCAGTAAACGACCCGTAGGCCGTTGACCCAAAAGGTCAAAGTGGTCACACTCCCCATAGCACAGTTGGTATCTAAAGGCTCCTCCTAAGACTTTATAAGACTTCTGATCAACGTTGTTTAGAAACATGGAAATGGACGACGACGGGAAAGCCTACAAGGTAGGATCCCCAGGTGGTTCGGTGTTGTGGAAGGTGGCCACGGGAGTGTTGTTGGCGGTGTGTATCGCTCTCGCGGTCGCCCTTGCCGTGGTGGTGTTAGGGGACGTGAAGCCGTGTGGAGCGGGCATGACGGCGGTGACCGTGCTGGACGGGCCCCCGGGAGTGTTCGACGATCTCACGGCGGCGGAAATCAAGGCGGCCCGGGACTACCTGTTGGGCGTCACGCCGCTGGATATCACGCCGGTACAAGTGGCGACTTTTTATGACAACTACATCTACCTTGTCGGTAcgccatgttgtttttgttgttgtctttttgtgtgcacccccccccctcctatcTTTGTGTCTCATGTGCTTCTGTGGTCAGCATATTAAACTTCTTAGAGGGTGGATGGTGATGATATTCGGTCTGAGGGAAGGTCTTGGCACAACAAAGGTCCATGGTCAAGCTTGATTATTCGACTCCTGACGGCTGagcttggtactgcagcagaacttccgcgTTTTGTATCCGTTGCCCTGGGTATGCTAGTTACTTTAGTGTATAATTGTACGAGCAAATTTCTCACTTGACcctatagggctcccttggaaatttTTCGagaactgaagggactaccctacaaGATGAATatttaagtaaataaaaaaaaaactagagttcggcgacctcatcaTACCACCAtggaatatttagagcttttgtagattttatgcaaatttacataattaatgcatTGTGAAGTTAATCATTGATCagcttacacatgtcacaagtagaAAAGTTCCATTGTTAATCATTAAGtcatttttgcattaattatgcaaatcagtccctcatttgcatgttttgtatctgtttatgtttcaCCAGTCATGAAGGTctcggttcggagtttttttacGATTCGGGGTCGATTTGATTGCTCTCAGTAAAGCAgtagcgcttctcaaaacatcgttaaTCGGATGATTCAATGTTTCCAAAAGAAAAAggtgccttgtcgctgaccgacaaactcagttttctgtagaaatgttatttttggtaataaccatcaatgaaataaaatgatatttcattgAATTAATATTGCTTATAggtacttttatttttcgtccTAGCATGACGATTATTCCCTGATCCCTTTCAGAGCTTCATCTTCCACCCAAGGCTGAAGCGCTCGCGTACCTGGACAACAACGGCCCCCGGCCGGAGAGACAAGCCCTAGTGACGGTGTACGGCGGCGGCAGGACGCAGCCCGTGGTGGAACAGTACGTGGTCGGGCCCCTGCCCAACCCAACCCGCCACACGACATACGCGCCGCCCGGTAGGAAGAACCCCATCCCGTGGCACAGCCGAAGCCCTGACAGCATGGAAAGATCGTTAACGGACGCGGCACTGAAGCAGGCAACACGGGATATCAACAACATTCTAGCGGTATGATTTTAGAGCCAAGAATCGACGTTTACGTAACTCACTTATTGTTTATAAAATCTCGAaacggagtttcttttacgatttcggaggtaaGCGGGTACCTACAGGTAATCTCNNNNNNNNNNNNNNNNNNNNNNNNNNNNNNNNNNNNNNNNNNNNNNNNNNNNNNNNNNNNNNNNNNNNNNNNNNNNNNNNNNNNNNNNNNNNNNNNNNNNNNNNNNNNNNNNNNNNNNNNNNNNNNNNNNNNNNNNNNNNNNNNNNNNNNNNNNNNNNNNNNNNNNNNNNNNNNNNNNNNNNNNNNNNNNNNNNNNNNNNNNNNNNNNNNNNNNNNNNNNNNNNNNNNNNNNNNNNNNNNNNNNNNNNNNNNNNNNNNNNNNNNNNNNNNNNNNNNNNNNNNNNNNNNNNNNNNNNNNNNNNNNNNNNNNNNNNNNNNNNNNNNNNNNNNNNNNNNNNNNNNNNNNNNNNNNNNNNNNNNNNNNNNNNNNNNNNNNNNNNNNNNNNNNNNNNNNNNNNNNNNNNNNNNNNNNNNNNNNNNNNNNNNNNNNNNNNNNNNNNNNNNNNNNNNNNNNNNNNNNNNNNNNNNNNNNNNNNNNNNNNNNNNNNNNNNNNNNNNNNNNNNNNNNNNNNNNNNNNNNNNNNNNNNNNNNNNNNNNNNNNNNNNNNNNNNNNNNNNNNNNNNNNNNNNNNNNNNNNNNNNNNNNNNNNNNNNNNNNNNNNNNNNNNNNNNNNNNNNNNNNNNNNNNNNNNNNNNNNNNNNNNNNNNNNNNNNNNNNNNNNNNNNNNNNNNNNNNNNNNNNNNNNNNNNNNNNNNNNNNNNNNNNNNNNNNNNNNNNNNNNNNNNNNNNNNNNNNNNNNNNNNNNNNNNNNNNNNNNNNNNNNNNNNNNNNNNNNNNNNNNNNNNNNNNNNNNNNNNNNNNNNNNNNNNNNNNNNNNNNNNNNNNNNNNNNNNNNNNNNNNNNNNNNNNNNNNNNNNNNNNNNNNNNNNNNNNNNNNNNNNNNNNNNNNNNNNNNNNNNNNNNNNNNNNNNNNNNNNNNNNNNNNNNNNNNNNNNNNNNNNNNNNNNNNNNNNNNNNNNNNNNNNNNNNNNNNNNNNNNNNNNNNNNNNNNNNNNNNNNNNNNNNNNNNNNNNNNNNNNNNNNNNNNNNNNNNNNNNNNNNNNNNNNNNNNNNNNNNNNNNNNNNNNNNNNNNNNNNNNNNNNNNNNNNNNNNNNNNNNNNNNNNNNNNNNNNNNNNNNNNNNNNNNNNNNNNNNNNNNNNNNNNNNNNNNNNNNNNNNNNNNNNNNNNNNNNNNNNNNNNNNNNNNNNNNNNNNNNNNNNNNNNNNNNNNNNNNNNNNNNNNNNNNNNNNNNNNNNNNNNNNNNNNNNNNNNNNNNNNNNNNNNNNNNNNNNNNNNNNNNNNNNNNNNNNNNNNNNNNNNNNNNNNNNNNNNNNNNNNNNNNNNNNNNNNNNNNNNNNNNNNNNNNNNNNNNNNNNNNNNNNNNNNNNNNNNNNNNNNNNNNNNNNNNNNNNNNNNNNNNNNNNNNNNNNNNNNNNNNNNNNNNNNNNNNNNNNNNNNNNNNNNNNNNNNNNNNNNNNNNNNNNNNNNNNNNNNNNNNNNNNNNNNNNNNNNNNNNNNNNNNNNNNNNNNNNNNNNNNNNNNNNNNNNNNNNNNNNNNNNNNNNNNNNNNNNNNNNNNNNNNNNNNNNNNNNNNNNNNNNNNNNNNNNNNNNNNNNNNNNNNNNNNNNNNNNNNNNNNNNNNNNNNNNNNNNNNNNNNNNNNNNNNNNNNNNNNNNNNNNNNNNNNNNNNNNNNNNNNNNNNNNNNNNNNNNNNNNNNNNNNNNNNNNNNNNNNNNNNNNNNNNNNNNNNNNNNNNNNNNNNNNNNNNNNNNNNNNNNNNNNNNNNNNNNNNNNNNNNNNNNNNNNNNNNNNNNNNNNNNNNNNNNNNNNNNNNNNNNNNNNNNNNNNNNNNNNNNNNNNNNNNNNNNNNNNNNNNNNNNNNNNNNNNNNNNNNNNNNNNNNNNNNNNNNNNNNNNNNNNNNNNNNNNNNNNNNNNNNNNNNNNNNNNNNNNNNNNNNNNNNNNNNNNNNNNNNNNNNNNNNNNNNNNNNNNNNNNNNNNNNNNNNNNNNNNNNNNNNNNNNNNNNNNNNNNNNNNNNNNNNNNNNNNNNNNNNNNNNNNNNNNNNNNNNNNNNNNNNNNNNNNNNNNNNNNNNNNNNNNNNNNNNNNNNNNNNNNNNNNNNNNNNNNNNNNNNNNNNNNNNNNNNNNNNNNNNNNNNNNNNNNNNNNNNNNNNNNNNNNNNNNNNNNNNNNNNNNNNNNNNNNNNNNNNNNNNNNNNNNNNNNNNNNNNNNNNNNNNNNNNNNNNNNNNNNNNNNNNNNNNNNNNNNNNNNNNNNNNNNNNNNNNNNNNNNNNNNNNNNNNNNNNNNNNNNNNNNNNNNNNNNNNNNNNNNNNNNNNNNNNNNNNNNNNNNNNNNNNNNNNNNNNNNNNNNNNNNNNNNNNNNNNNNNNNNNNNNNNNNNNNNNNNNNNNNNNNNNNNNNNNNNNNNNNNNNNNNNNNNNNNNNNNNNNNNNNNNNNNNNNNNNNNNNNNNNNNNNNNNNNNNNNNNNNNNNNNNNNNNNNNNNNNNNNNNNNNNNNNNNNNNNNNNNNNNNNNNNNNNNNNNNNNNNNNNNNNNNNNNNNNNNNNNNNNNNNNNNNNNNNNNNNNNNNNNNNNNNNNNNNNNNNNNNNNNNNNNNNNNNNNNNNNNNNNNNNNNNNNNNNNNNNNNNNNNNNNNNNNNNNNNNNNNNNNNNNNNNNNNNNNNNNNNNNNNNNNNNNNNNNNNNNNNNNNNNNNNNNNNNNNNNNNNNNNNNNNNNNNNNNNNNNNNNNNNNNNNNNNNNNNNNNNNNNNNNNNNNNNNNNNNNNNNNNNNNNNNNNNNNNNNNNNNNNNNNNNNNNNNNNNNNNNNNNNNNNNNNNNNNNNNNNNNNNNNNNNNNNNNNNNNNNNNNNNNNNNNNNNNNNNNNNNNNNNNNNNNNNNNNNNNNNNNNNNNNNNNNNNNNNNNNNNNNNNNNNNNNNNNNNNNNNNNNNNNNNNNNNNNNNNNNNNNNNNNNNNNNNNNNNNNNNNNNNNNNNNNNNNNNNNNNNNNNNNNNNNNNNNNNNNNNNNNNNNNNNNNNNNNNNNNNNNNNNNNNNNNNNNNNNNNNNNNNNNNNNNNNNNNNNNNNNNNNNNNNNNNNNNNNNNNNNNNNNNNNNNNNNNNNNNNNNNNNNNNNNNNNNNNNNNNNNNNNNNNNNNNNNNNNNNNNNNNNNNNNNNNNNNNNNNNNNNNNNNNNNNNNNNNNNNNNNNNNNNNNNNNNNNNNNNNNNNNNNNNNNNNNNNNNNNNNNNNNNNNNNNNNNNNNNNNNNNNNNNNNNNNNNNNNNNNNNNNNNNNNNNNNNNNNNNNNNNNNNNNNNNNNNNNNNNNNNNNNNNNNNNNNNNNNNNNNNNNNNNNNNNNNNNNNNNNNNNNNNNNNNNNNNNNNNNNNNNNNNNNNNNNNNNNNNNNNNNNNNNNNNNNNNNNNNNNNNNNNNNNNNNNNNNNNNNNNNNNNNNNNNNNNNNNNNNNNNNNNNNNNNNNNNNNNNNNNNNNNNNNNNNNNNNNNNNNNNNNNNNNNNNNNNNNNNNNNNNNNNNNNNNNNNNNNNNNNNNNNNNNNNNNNNNNNNNNNNNNNNNNNNNNNNNNNNNNNNNNNNNNNNNNNNNNNNNNNNNNNNNNNNNNNNNNNNNNNNNNNNNNNNNNNNNNNNNNNNNNNNNNNNNNNNNNNNNNNNNNNNNNNNNNNNNNNNNNNNNNNNNNNNNNNNNNNNNNNNNNNNNNNNNNNNNNNNNNNNNNNNNNNNNNNNNNNNNNNNNNNNNNNNNNNNNNNNNNNNNNNNNNNNNNNNNNNNNNNNNNNNNNNNNNNNNNNNNNNNNNNNNNNNNNNNNNNNNNNNNNNNNNNNNNNNNNNNNNNNNNNNNNNNNNNNNNNNNNNNNNNNNNNNNNNNNNNNNNNNNNNNNNNNNNNNNNNNNNNNNNNNNNNNNNNNNNNNNNNNNNNNNNNNNNNNNNNNNNNNNNNNNNNNNNNNNNNNNNNNNNNNNNNNNNNNNNNNNNNNNNNNNNNNNNNNNNNNNNNNNNNNNNNNNNNNNNNNNNNNNNNNNNNNNNNNNNNNNNNNNNNNNNNNNNNNNNNNNNNNNNNNNNNNNNNNNNNNNNNNNNNNNNNNNNNNNNNNNNNNNNNNNNNNNNNNNNNNNNNNNNNNNNNNNNNNNNNNNNNNNNNNNNNNNNNNNNNNNNNNNNNNNNNNNNNNNNNNNNNNNNNNNNNNNNNNNNNNNNNNNNNNNNNNNNNNNNNNNNNNNNNNNNNNNNNNNNNNNNNNNNNNNNNNNNNNNNNNNNNNNNNNNNNNNNNNNNNNNNNNNNNNNNNNNNNNNNNNNNNNNNNNNNNNNNNNNNNNNNNNNNNNNNNNNNNNNNNNNNNNNNNNNNNNNNNNNNNNNNNNNNNNNNNNNNNNNNNNNNNNNNNNNNNNNNNNNNNNNNNNNNNNNNNNNNNNNNNNNNNNNNNNNNNNNNNNNNNNNNNNNNNNNNNNNNNNNNNNNNNNNNNNNNNNNNNNNNNNNNNNNNNNNNNNNNNNNNNNNNNNNNNNNNNNNNNNNNNNNNNNNNNNNNNNNNNNNNNNNNNNNNNNNNNNNNNNNNNNNNNNNNNNNNNNNNNNNNNNNNNNNNNNNNNNNNNNNNNNNNNNNNNNNNNNNNNTACAGGCAGTCCAGAAACGTTGGACATAAAATTTAATGCATTTTCTGCTTCTTTATTTCCGACAGACTTGATAGTGTAGTCACGGGATATCGGCTTACATAGTAAAGAAGCTAAGTACTTCTTGTCTtttaaaaacgaaaaaaaaaatccatgaaaTAGTTTCTATGCAATCTACGATGACGCAAATCCATTTAATTTTATGCATGAAAAGCGCttctatttgggtcatcaggcgacaAAAGGCATCGCCGTTTctgcggactaatacaaaaatagGCTTCGCTGGCCGCCCAACTGCTCTCCGcacaaaaatataataaactACATGCTTTTCAGGAAATTATAAAACAACAATCACGCTTCAGCTATAACCATCACCAAGAATTAGGAGCGAATGTTAGGGAGACAACCACACGCACTTCCGGCGtattgaactccgacccggaaccatAAGCTTATTCATCACCCAGAGTAAAACTTTACGTATGCGCAGCGACAATAATTGTGGGTAATATTgcaaaggtgaaggcccttgACTAGTAAACAGTACTTTTCTCGACCATCGTCTAAatctgcataacaatgtccagacgcgttttgtttttgtcacaggagccctgacctttgacatattacccacaattcatgtcGCTGCGGATACCGTCGTACATGATATGTCATGTTatgttgtgatattttgtgtcatgttatgctatgttatgtaatgttatgttacaaTTATATGACGTCACTCAATAAAATAATTTCTGTTTGACCTACAGGAAAGTTTTGACGGGTTCAAACATGACGACTGTGGTAAACTCTGTCTGATTCCTCTGGAGTCAGTACCGCGAGGCTATGAGAGTGGTGAGCGGATGACATGGTATCGCTTCCATAGGGCCATGGAAGGGTTTTTCCTCCACCCGATTCCCTTTGCGGTGGAGGTTGGTAAACCATTTTATTGAATGTATTAGTCTCAAATGGCATGGCTAGTGACAGAACGTTTAAATGCATTACTCTTATCCAATGGAATGCTGCAATGGCTTACTCAGTAGTGTGTACGTCTGCCAATCAAGAAATCCAACTTCATTACTACCATGTCTTTTACTTAACATCCATTCAATAGCAAATCAGTCTTTCAGCAATTGATTAGTCTTAGTAGGTaatgggatttttttgtcaccATCTTACAAGATCATGCCAAGGGTTAGGTAAGGGTTATAAGGGTAGGGCTGATAGGATCTGGGCATCCTGTCAATAGAACATGTGCCAGGAacattcttattgacaggaattCGGAACATGTCCTGTCAATTGTATCTTTAAACTcttatcaaggagcttttatcgaCAGGTACGTCGCATAAATAGTTTAGGCATGTATACAAAACGTAGCTTCgattgtaacaaaacaatattttaaagGCACTTCAGAGTGGTCAACAAGTAGAATCCAGTAAGGCAGTTGCTAAGTTATGTGTTTGTACATTGCACAAAATTTCAGCATATTTGTCATCAACTATCACAgcagcaaaagaaaaaaatattttattttttgttgcaaGCCCCAAAATGCCATATTGTACCTCCAATCAAAGGTACgccttttcatgtttttttcggACTATTCACTTCtggatttgttttttttacaatgtatttttgttcGCAGGCCAAAAAGACGTCCATAACAAGCAGGAGAGTAAAAACATCactcatgtttgtttgttgttgtttgtttactttgcaGCTCAATCACTCAGATATAGACCACACCCGATGGAAGGTGGGCCAAGTCGAATATAACGATCAGTATTTCGCATCAATCGCCGACTTCGTGCAAAGCTACAACGACGGAAGCGCGCAAAAAGTCCGGGTTCCTACTCCAACAGGTAATGCGGCGATGTACTCATCCCTCCGGCAGCACGGAACGCCCGCACACCCGTCGGAACCTCTTCGGGGCCCGGAGCTGATCGAGCCCGACGGCAGGCGCTACAAGGTGACGGGGCGCCACGTCGAGTACATGGGCTGGAGTTTCGACTGGCGGCTCGCCACCAGCAGCGGTCCGCACCTCTTCGACGTGCGTATGAACGGAGAGCGGATTCTGTACGAACTGGCTCTGAAGGAGATTGCTACCTGGTACTCCGGAACGGACCCGGTCACGACCGCAAAGTTCGTCGACTGCGGGTTACCAGCCGGAGGATACTTCGAACTCGCCAGAGGCATCGACTGCCCGACGACTGCGACTTTCTTCGACACTGTTCACATGATGGACAGGGCGGACCCCGTGATCTACAAAAACTCCGTCTGCGTGTTCGAACTGAACACTGGGATACCTCTCCGCCGCCATTACGAGTCCAATTTCTACGACGGGCAATCTTTCTACGGAGGACTGGTCGACAACGCCTTGGTGCTACGCACTATCCAAACAATTGGCAACTACGACCTCCTGTATGACTTCATTTTCCATCAAAACGGGGTGTTGGAAGTTAAGGCCAGTCTAAACGGCTATGTATGGACTAGCTACTATCAAGCCAGCCAGGCCCCGTATGGGTACCCTACATGGGGTGGCTCTATAGCAAATGTCCATCAACATTTCTTCAACTTCAAAGTGGACCTCGACGTTGGAGGGACCGAAAACAGGTGCGTTAGTTGGAGGGGTGATCAAACTGTTCTGGACCTTACCTAATCTGTAAGAtggtaccaaactggccaaggagtgttgtCAGCCAAGATGtttccatttgccatgtagaatctgcctccagtcggctagaacaaaggctattaaccTCCAATTGTTTCCCGATGAAACTGTGCTTGCAGTGTACGACCTCCTTCTTGTTTGGTGCTAACTTCTAACTGGGACATGTGCTGGTCACTAACTTTGTCCCAGTGTAAATCGCCAGGTagtgaaacacactcctaagcagGCTTCAATCCTCTGcgagcttttgatactatcttgtgctaccgtaggatctgcttggagattacacctTACCCAGAAATTAGGTGCGAATGTCAAATTTTGGGGCACACTTAGACAGTACGAAGCTTTTTATTGATATTCACTATACCTACATTCAGTGTGATCATTTGTTTCCGGTCAACGTTATTTTAAAAATTAGAACTTAAGTGGCGAGAAGATAGAGCTGTGTGTGTCGTCCTTTTTATGTCTGAAAATTGacgaagacattgtcaaaaaaTGTTGAAGATTCTCTTTGTTGAAAGAAGTGGGTATCTGGCTGACTTTTAACAGAGCAAGTTGACACACATAGGATTGCAGCTctattgtcattttttctttaaacctaagtaacgttactgggtgtcacctgTAAAATAATGATCTCAATGTTTATCGATACAAGGCTTCTTACTATAAGACTGTGacccaaaaattgcaaaatgctTTAAAAATATAGATTTCGACTGTCGTGAAAAGAACATTACAGAAACATTTGgtcaaattttgaaatatactgGCAGTATAGAAATTCTAAATAACCATGATCCAAATACATAAACCAAGTGTAGTTTTCCCCAAATTATTGTATCTCTATGCTGCATTATCACAAGAGAGCaatgaagacaaaaaaagttaTTTAGTTTTGAGGTTTAGATTTCCTTCATGGCTTCCCAAACTCACTGGTGTTACATATGTGTCAGTTACAGTCACAAATGCGCAATACGCTACAACTAACTTAAGGAGCACGTGtcatatgtaacgctagttcacctttatctgcggggtaacctatattcggtGTTTTTAAAGACAGGATATATAGTGATGGCAAGTCGACTAACGTGGGTTTAAActgaaaaattgtgaaaatatcgcaatgaaaccaccgtccgttgatttgatatccctaaataccatattttaagaacaacgaatataggttaccctgcggataaaggtgaattggtgTTAACCTCCACCACGCATTACAGGTTTGAGACGGTGGACATTATACTGGACAACGTCACCCTCCCCTTCCGGCCCAACGTG includes:
- the LOC118417782 gene encoding amiloride-sensitive amine oxidase [copper-containing]-like; protein product: MEMDDDGKAYKVGSPGGSVLWKVATGVLLAVCIALAVALAVVVLGDVKPCGAGMTAVTVLDGPPGVFDDLTAAEIKAARDYLLGVTPLDITPVQVATFYDNYIYLVELHLPPKAEALAYLDNNGPRPERQALVTVYGGGRTQPVVEQYVVGPLPNPTRHTTYAPPGRKNPIPWHSRSPDSMERSLTDAALKQATRDINNILAESFDGFKHDDCGKLCLIPLESVPRGYESGERMTWYRFHRAMEGFFLHPIPFAVELNHSDIDHTRWKVGQVEYNDQYFASIADFVQSYNDGSAQKVRVPTPTGNAAMYSSLRQHGTPAHPSEPLRGPELIEPDGRRYKVTGRHVEYMGWSFDWRLATSSGPHLFDVRMNGERILYELALKEIATWYSGTDPVTTAKFVDCGLPAGGYFELARGIDCPTTATFFDTVHMMDRADPVIYKNSVCVFELNTGIPLRRHYESNFYDGQSFYGGLVDNALVLRTIQTIGNYDLLYDFIFHQNGVLEVKASLNGYVWTSYYQASQAPYGYPTWGGSIANVHQHFFNFKVDLDVGGTENRFETVDIILDNVTLPFRPNVRHFLTRFERNQKTRETEDTVQYDFTKPKYYNFYSDNNKNRFNAHRGYRIQLNGIAKNLLPKDGATAVNGAAWMDYQVAVTRRKDSEPSSSSIFNQNDLYDPVVNFQSFIDDDENIVDEDLVAWVTLAAHHLPHSEDYPVTATAGNQLQFFIRPFHFYDEDPSMASSNAVWIGRSPGSPENYVERYGTPEVSTCEPKHTPMNYDGRWHNA